A region from the Myripristis murdjan chromosome 23, fMyrMur1.1, whole genome shotgun sequence genome encodes:
- the LOC115355368 gene encoding protein NLRC3-like, giving the protein MEDEVYQRKLKSNLKQKFECVFEGIAKAGNPTLLNQIYTELYITEGESLKVNDEHEVRQIETASRKPAGTETLIKSEDIFKPLPGKDKPIRTLMTKGVAGIGKTVLTQKFTLDWAEDKANKHIEFTFPFTFRELNLLKEKKFSLVELLHHFFTETKEAGIRKFEQFQVVLIFDGLDECRLPLDFKNNQILTDVTESTSVDVLLTNLIKGKLLPSAHLWITTRPAAANQVPPECVDMVTEVRGFTDPQKEEYFRKRFRDEEQASRIISHIKMSRSIHIMCHIPVFCWITATVLEDVLKTSEGGDLPKTLTEMYIHFQLVQSKQGNVKYHSRAETDPLWTPETRKMILSLGKLAFEQLEKGNLIFYEADLAECGLDIRAASVYSGVFTQIFKEERGLYQDKVFCFVHLSLQEFLAALYVFLTFTNSGVNMLTEQQSASWWSTLFNKKSNLKLLLQSAVDKALQSPNGHLDLFLRFLLGLSMETNQHLLRGLPTQAGSSSQTNQETVQYIKEKIRENPSPERSINLFYCLNELNDNSLVEEIQQHLSSGRLSRVRLSPAQWSALVFMLLSSEEKLDVFDLKKYSASEEAFMKLLPVVEVSKTSL; this is encoded by the exons A TGGAGGATGA AGTGTACCAACGTAAACTCAAATCTAATCTGAAGCAGaagtttgaatgtgtgtttgaggggattgccaaagcaggaaacccaactcTTCTGAaccagatctacacagagctgtacatcacagagggagagagtctaAAGGTCAATGATGAACATGaagtcagacagattgaaacagcatccaggaaaccagcaggaacagaaacactgataaaatctgaagacatctttaaacctttacctggaaaagataagccaatcagaacactgatgacaaagggagtggctggcattgggaaaacagttttaacacagaagttcactctggactgggctgaagaTAAAGCCAATAAGCACATAGAGTTCAcctttccattcactttcagagagctgaatctgctgaaagagaaaaagttcagcttggtggaacttcttcatcacttcttcactgagaccaaagaagcaggaatcagaaagtttgagcagttccaggttgtgttgatctttgacggtctggatgagtgtcgacttcctctggacttcaagaacaaccagatcctgactgatgttacagagtccacctcagtggacgttctgctgacaaacctcatcaaggggaaactgcttccctctgctcacctctggataaccacacgacccgcagcagccaatcaggtccctcctgagtgtgttgacatggtgacagaggtgagaggtttcactgacccacagaaggaggaatacttcaggaagagattcagagatgaggagcaggccagcagaatcatctcccacatcaagatgTCACGAAGcatccacatcatgtgccacatcccagtcttctgctggatcactgctacagttctggaggacgtgttgaaaaccagtgagggaggagacctgcccaagaccctgactgagatgtacatccacttccagctggttcagtccaaacaAGGGAACGTCAAGTATCACagcagagctgagacagatccactgtggactccagagaccaggaagatgatcctgtctctgggaaaactggcttttgagcagctggagaaaggcaacctgatcttctatgaagcagacctggcagagtgtggccttgatatcagagcagcctcagtgtactcaggagtgttcacacagatcttcaaagaggagcgtgggctgtaccaggacaaggttttctgcttcgtccatctgagccttcaggagtttctggctgctctttatgtctttctgactTTCaccaactctggagtcaatatGCTGACAGAGCAACAATCAGCCTCCTGGTGGTCTACATTGTTCAACAAGAAATCTAATTTaaaactcctcctccagagtgctgtggacaaggccttacagagtccaaatggacacctggacttgtttctccgcttcctcctgggtctttcaatGGAGACCAACCAGCATCTCCTACGAGGTCTGCCGACACAggcaggaagtagctcacagaccaaccaggaaacagtccagtacatcaaggagaagatcagagagaatccctctccagagagaagcatcaacctgttctactgtctgaatgagctgaatgacaattctctagtggaggagatccaacagcacctgagttcaggacgtctctccagaGTGAGACTctctcctgctcagtggtcagctctggtcttcatgttgctgtcatcagaagaaaaactggatgtgtttgacctgaagaagtACTCTGCTTCTGAGGAGGCTTTTATGAAACTGCTGCCAGTGGTTGAAGTCTCCAAAACATCTCTGTAA